The nucleotide window GGCCACCAACGACAGGACCGGGATCCCCCGGGCGATCTGAGGGTCGAGCTGGGTGCGAACGGGCAGGTCGAGCCATTGTTGTGTGCGATCCCAGCGTCCGGCGTTCCGGTGGCGGTGGGCCACGACGAGGTTGAGATACAAAACGATGAAAAGCAGGAGGCCGAGCCCCAGACCCAGCTTGATCTCGGCGGTCAGGGTGGTCATCAGGACGGGGAACTGTCCGATCTCGATGAACCAGAGCCAGTCGGTGTAAAAGGAGACGAGGTTGCCCGACAGGAGCAGGGCAAGCACCGCGAGAATGATTACGGCCCAGAATCGGATCATAGGGTGGGTTCAATAAGGGTTGAGGGTTATGAGGCGCCGTCGGGCGCTGGGCCCCGTCGGCGACTCGGCTTGCGTTTGTGTACACGGCTTGGCGAAGGACCCGGCCCGTCAGGGTCAATTTTCCGCAGAGCTCCTTCGGAAAATTGAGCGGCCGAGCCTTAGCCGGGTCAAACAAAAGCCGCCGGAGCCGCAAGGCTCAGAGTCCGACGGCTAACTCCCCCGGTTAGAACAGGGTTTCGTCGCCCATCTCGCCGGTATAGACCACGCGGGCATCTCCTTCCAGGAAGACGTCGGAGAACTGGCGTCCGTCCCACCGGTAGTAAACCCGGAGGACCATTCCGCTCTGCTGGCGGAGGGTCATCGGGGAGGCGCCTTGGCCCAGCGCTCCGGCGATCAGGGCCGTCGCCACCGCGCCGGTGCCGCAGGCCAGCGTTTCGTCCTCGACGCCCCGCTCGTAGGTCCGCATCCGGACGAGGCGGGGGCTTTGGATCGTCGCGAAGTTGACGTTGGTCCCGGCCGGCTGAAACAGTTCATGGTGGCGGATCGCCCTTCCCAGCGGAACCACCTCCGCCGCGGCCGGGTCGTCCACGAACAGAACGGTATGGGGGACGCCGGTGTTGAGGAAGTGGCCGACGTAGGTCTGGTCACGGACCGGGATCTTGACGTCCAATTGAAGCGATTGCGGCGTCGGCATCTGGATCTTGACGTTCGTCCCCCGGATCTCGGCCCGGATCGGTCCGGCCAGCGTCTCGAAGACCATTTTGGACGGGGCGATCTTTCGGAGATAGGCGAACCGCGCGGCGCAGCGCCCGCCGTTTCCGGAGAGCTCGGCCTCCGTCCCGTCGGCGTTGAACAGGCGCCAGCGGAACCGGGCCTCCCGGGGACGCGCGGGGCGTTCGATCAGGATCAGGCCGTCGCCGCCGACCGAAAGGCGGTGCGTGCAGACCGTCGCGGCGAAGCGGTTGAGCCGCCGGCCCTTGAAGGCGCTCAGGGCGCCGCGGCGGTTGTCGATCAGGATAAAATCGTTTCCGCTGCCGCTCATTTTCCAGAATGGGATTTTTTTCATTGAATGGTCCTTCCGGCGGGTCCTGTCCTTCGGCAGCCCCGCCGTGCTCGCCACCCCGCCCGGTGTAGGGACCCCGGCTGCGCTCGGTGGGGCGCCCCGCCTCCGGCCACCCGCCGCATCCGATGCGGGATTCATTTCTGTATTATTTCAAAAAATCCGGGATATGCTCGCCCTTGATCAGATCCGCGTAGGTCTCGCGTTCCCGCACGACGTCGAAGCGATCGCCGTGGACCAGGATCTCCGGCGTCCGGGGACGGGCGTTGTAGTTCGAGGCCATCGCGAACCCGTACGCGCCCGCGCTCATGACGGCCAGGTATTCCTCCGGGAGGCATTCCTCCATTTCACGGTCCTTCGCCAGGAAATCGGCCGACTCGCAGATCGGTCCCACCACGTCGGCCGCGATGGTCTTCCGTCCGCGGCGGATCAAGGGCTGGATCAGATGAAACGCCCCGTAGAGGCTCGGACGGATGAGATCGTTCATGGCGGCGTCCACGATCACGAATTTTTTGGCTTCCCCTTCCTTGGTGTAGAGCACCTTCGTGACGAGAATGCCGGCGTTTCCGACGAGCGCCCGGCCCGGCTCCATGATCAGGACGCATTTGAGGTCCTTCACGAGCGGCCCGATGGCCGTCGCCAGTTCCTTGGGGAGGGGAGGGGTCTCGTCTTCGTAGGTGATGCCCAATCCTCCGCCGATGTTGACGTACTGAACGTCGATCCCGAGTTTTTTGAGTTCCTCAACCAGGCCCAGCAGCCGTCGAAGCGCGTCGACGTAAGGGGCGGTCTCGGTCAGTTGGGACCCGATGTGTTGATGGATGCCGGCGACCTCGACATGTTTCAGGGACGCGGCCAGCTTGTATTCCTCCAGGGCCTTGTCGATGCCGATCCCGAATTTGTGTTTTTTCATCCCGGTCGAGATGTACGGATGGGTTTTCGGGTCCACGTTGGGGTTGACCCGCAGCGCCACACGGGCCTTCTTCCCCATCGACCCCGCCACCTCGTCGATCTTGCGGAGCTCCTGGGAGGATTCGACGTTGAACATGAGGATGTTCGATTCGAGGGCGTAGCGGATCTCCTCGGCCGTTTTTCCGACACCGGCGAAATTGATCTTCCGGGGGTCCACCCCGGCCTGCAGGGCCCGGAACAGTTCCCCGGCCGAGACGATATCCGCCCCGCCGCCCTCCCGGGCGAACAGCCGCAGGATCGCCAGGTTGGAATTGGCCTTCATGGCGAAGGTGATGATGTGCGGGATCGAGGCGAAGGCGGAGTCGTAGGCCCGGTAATGGTTCAGGAGGGTCTTGGCGCTGTAAAGGTAGAACGGCGTGCCGACTTCCTGGGCGATGGTCTTGACGGGGACGTCCTCGCAGTAAAGCTCGTTTTGGCGATAATGGAACTCATGCATAGTTGGGTTTCGACAGATCCTCCTTCGAAATCTCCCGTCCCCTCAACGCAATAT belongs to Nitrospiria bacterium and includes:
- the dapF gene encoding diaminopimelate epimerase yields the protein MKKIPFWKMSGSGNDFILIDNRRGALSAFKGRRLNRFAATVCTHRLSVGGDGLILIERPARPREARFRWRLFNADGTEAELSGNGGRCAARFAYLRKIAPSKMVFETLAGPIRAEIRGTNVKIQMPTPQSLQLDVKIPVRDQTYVGHFLNTGVPHTVLFVDDPAAAEVVPLGRAIRHHELFQPAGTNVNFATIQSPRLVRMRTYERGVEDETLACGTGAVATALIAGALGQGASPMTLRQQSGMVLRVYYRWDGRQFSDVFLEGDARVVYTGEMGDETLF
- the lysA gene encoding diaminopimelate decarboxylase — encoded protein: MHEFHYRQNELYCEDVPVKTIAQEVGTPFYLYSAKTLLNHYRAYDSAFASIPHIITFAMKANSNLAILRLFAREGGGADIVSAGELFRALQAGVDPRKINFAGVGKTAEEIRYALESNILMFNVESSQELRKIDEVAGSMGKKARVALRVNPNVDPKTHPYISTGMKKHKFGIGIDKALEEYKLAASLKHVEVAGIHQHIGSQLTETAPYVDALRRLLGLVEELKKLGIDVQYVNIGGGLGITYEDETPPLPKELATAIGPLVKDLKCVLIMEPGRALVGNAGILVTKVLYTKEGEAKKFVIVDAAMNDLIRPSLYGAFHLIQPLIRRGRKTIAADVVGPICESADFLAKDREMEECLPEEYLAVMSAGAYGFAMASNYNARPRTPEILVHGDRFDVVRERETYADLIKGEHIPDFLK